A stretch of Deltaproteobacteria bacterium DNA encodes these proteins:
- the pcnB gene encoding polynucleotide adenylyltransferase PcnB gives MIDDPHCDSEYAEPRIIGRRDHSVSRKLIDPDALKVLYRLCNNGYKAYLVGGGVRDLLLGKTPKDFDVATDAKPEEVRRLFRNSRIIGRRFRLAHVFFHGNKIVEVSTFRRSVTSLPAIELEPTNGDDPPDDAIAPIDDPDHGPNGDQDGADDFETASSDEHRIPPTENDYGTAEEDAKRRDITINALFYNIADFSIIDYVGGMDDLQNRVVRSVGCPHRSIKEDPVRMIRVIRHAARTGFAIDPATWEAILEHARLIVHCSPARVREEFLRDLRGGASHLSFQMMVETGLLPVLFPAYEEVLAGEDGERTKEWLLRNLRGIDALNRKGPPLSDPMLLAAFVAPFVRHARVLERAPEERARVPYFHSEVREVIKPIIRSFGFSKAHAENICQTVIGMLLMETAAREDRPLPRSLVGKVYFGDGYKLYCVECEGRGDRLPPEFHQAFRKWEQKFTRRRDGGPAEAERDVPAPEPGRDGGPHRRRRRRSRRPKSPAEAAV, from the coding sequence TTGATCGACGATCCTCACTGCGATTCGGAATACGCCGAACCGCGCATCATTGGGCGAAGAGATCATTCCGTCTCGCGAAAGCTCATCGACCCCGATGCGCTCAAGGTGCTCTATCGCCTCTGCAACAACGGGTACAAGGCGTATCTGGTCGGCGGCGGCGTGCGCGACCTGCTGCTCGGGAAAACGCCCAAGGACTTCGACGTCGCGACGGACGCCAAGCCCGAGGAGGTCCGCCGCCTCTTCCGCAACTCGCGGATCATCGGGAGGCGTTTTCGCCTCGCCCACGTGTTTTTTCACGGCAACAAGATCGTCGAGGTCTCCACATTCCGGCGTTCGGTGACGAGCCTTCCCGCGATCGAGCTCGAACCGACCAACGGGGATGATCCGCCGGACGACGCGATCGCCCCCATCGACGACCCCGACCATGGTCCGAACGGCGATCAGGACGGCGCCGATGATTTCGAGACGGCTTCGTCGGACGAGCACCGGATTCCGCCGACCGAAAACGACTACGGCACCGCCGAGGAAGACGCGAAGCGCCGCGACATCACCATCAACGCGCTCTTCTACAACATTGCCGACTTCTCGATCATCGACTACGTCGGCGGCATGGACGACCTGCAGAACAGGGTGGTTCGCTCCGTCGGCTGCCCGCACCGCAGCATCAAGGAAGACCCGGTCCGCATGATCCGGGTGATCCGCCACGCGGCGCGCACCGGCTTCGCGATCGATCCCGCGACGTGGGAGGCGATTCTCGAACACGCCCGGCTGATTGTTCATTGCTCTCCGGCGCGCGTGCGCGAGGAATTTTTGCGCGATCTGCGCGGCGGGGCGTCGCACCTGAGCTTTCAGATGATGGTCGAAACGGGCCTGCTGCCCGTTCTTTTCCCGGCCTACGAAGAGGTCTTGGCGGGGGAGGACGGCGAGCGGACCAAGGAGTGGCTCCTGCGCAACCTGCGCGGCATCGACGCGCTCAACCGCAAGGGACCGCCGCTCTCGGACCCGATGCTGCTCGCCGCCTTCGTGGCCCCGTTCGTGCGCCACGCCCGCGTGCTCGAACGCGCGCCGGAGGAACGGGCCCGCGTTCCGTACTTTCACAGTGAAGTGCGCGAGGTCATCAAGCCCATCATCCGCAGCTTCGGATTCTCCAAGGCCCACGCGGAGAACATCTGCCAGACCGTGATCGGCATGCTGCTCATGGAAACCGCCGCCCGCGAGGACCGACCGCTGCCGCGATCTCTCGTGGGCAAGGTCTATTTCGGCGACGGCTACAAGCTCTACTGCGTGGAATGCGAGGGGCGCGGCGATCGCCTCCCCCCGGAATTTCATCAGGCGTTTCGCAAATGGGAACAGAAGTTCACGAGGCGACGTGACGGAGGGCCGGCCGAGGCCGAACGGGACGTCCCCGCTCCGGAACCCGGTCGAGATGGCGGGCCGCATCGACGCCGACGTCGCCGCTCACGTCGTCCCAAGAGCCCGGCCGAAGCCGCCGTCTGA
- a CDS encoding M23 family metallopeptidase, whose product MKPTNDNWTILILTRDPAKPRRFVVSRRAVRRAALAAGFAAIGLGVGVFDYVQTKMDVMVAQRREKTLITQVRDERANAEERLTQLSALRDEVLQLRRAVNASSKLDQSLRREQGLASPAEHVIAAGGAEIQVPLADRFDDRDIERMHAAIRELIERAGIRKTSLATLSRYFRDQGAQVAQRPSLWPIKGWVTSNFGMRTSPFTGETAMHEGYDIAAPIGTVVRAPAGGAVVYVGTHDNYGNYLVIDHGGGLTTHYGHLASSLVAEGVRISARAPIALVGNTGRSTGPHLHYEIRMMDIPVNPAPYLPEDPEEPTDFAQGP is encoded by the coding sequence ATGAAACCGACGAACGACAACTGGACGATTCTGATCCTCACGCGCGATCCCGCGAAACCGCGTCGGTTCGTCGTCAGCCGCCGGGCTGTTCGCCGGGCCGCGCTCGCCGCCGGTTTCGCGGCGATCGGATTGGGGGTTGGGGTTTTCGATTACGTCCAGACCAAGATGGACGTCATGGTCGCCCAGCGCCGGGAGAAGACCCTCATCACGCAGGTGCGCGACGAGCGTGCGAACGCCGAGGAGCGTCTCACGCAACTCTCGGCGCTGCGTGACGAGGTGTTGCAGCTTCGCCGGGCGGTGAACGCGTCGTCGAAGCTCGATCAGTCGCTGCGTCGCGAGCAGGGACTCGCCAGTCCCGCCGAGCATGTGATCGCGGCCGGCGGCGCGGAGATCCAGGTCCCGCTCGCCGATCGTTTCGACGACCGCGACATCGAGCGCATGCACGCGGCGATCCGCGAGCTCATCGAGCGCGCCGGAATTCGCAAGACGAGCCTCGCCACGCTGTCGCGCTACTTCCGCGATCAAGGCGCGCAGGTCGCCCAGCGACCGAGTCTATGGCCGATCAAGGGTTGGGTGACGAGCAACTTCGGCATGCGCACCAGCCCGTTCACCGGCGAGACGGCGATGCACGAGGGCTACGACATCGCCGCGCCGATCGGCACGGTCGTGCGCGCGCCCGCCGGCGGCGCCGTGGTTTACGTCGGCACGCACGACAACTACGGCAACTATCTCGTGATCGACCACGGCGGCGGACTGACCACGCACTACGGCCATCTGGCGTCGTCACTGGTCGCCGAGGGCGTTCGCATCTCGGCGCGCGCGCCGATCGCCCTCGTCGGCAACACGGGGCGCTCCACGGGTCCCCACCTGCACTACGAGATCCGGATGATGGATATTCCCGTCAATCCGGCGCCGTACCTTCCCGAAGATCCCGAGGAACCGACCGACTTCGCGCAGGGTCCGTGA